From a region of the Vicugna pacos chromosome 35, VicPac4, whole genome shotgun sequence genome:
- the NET1 gene encoding neuroepithelial cell-transforming gene 1 protein isoform X2, with protein sequence MVAHDEVGGLLPIKRTIRVLDVNSQSFREQEEPSNKRVRPLARVTSLANLISPVRNGAVRRFGQTIQSFTLRGDSRSPASAQKFSSRSTVPTPAKRRSSALWSEMLDVSTKESLTTKEIKRQEAIYEMSRGEQDLIEDLKLARKAYHDPMLKLSIMSEEELTHIFGDLDAYIPLHEDLLARIGEATRPGGAVEQIGHILVNWLPGLNAYKGYCSNQLAAKALLDQKKQDPRVQDFLQRCLESPFSRKLDLWSFLDIPRSRLVKYPLLLKEILRHTPKDHPDVQLLEEAILIIQGVLSDINLKKGESECQYYVDKLEYLDEKQRDPRIEASKVLLCHGELRSKHGHKLHLFLFQDILVLTRPVTRSERHSYQVYRQPIPVQDLVLEDLQDGDARMGGSFRGAFSTSDKAKNIFRVRFQDPSPGQSHTLQANDVFHKQQWFNCIRTAIAPFRQAPGPAAPQGAPPPQLPAACAAESAAQGGADRDASQAGGAGSGRAARAQAGSRRARDRDRAQGGGRRRETVV encoded by the exons ATGGTGGCGCACGATGAGGTCGGGGGTCTCCTGCCTATTAAGAGGACCATACGGGTCCTGGATGTTAACAGTCAGTCCTTCAGGGAGCAAGAG GAGCCAAGCAATAAAAGAGTTCGACCTCTAGCTCGGGTCACGTCCTTGGCAAATTTAATCTCTCCTGTAAGAAATGGAGCCGTCAGACGCTTTGGTCAAACCATACAG tcGTTTACCCTTCGTGGTGACAGCAGATCCCCAGCTTCTGCTCAGAAGTTTTCGAGCAGATCAACAGTCCCCACACCTGCCAAGAGGAGAAGCAGTGCCCTGTGGTCAGAGATGTTAGACGTCAGCACGAAGGAGTCTCTCACTACCAAAGAGATCAAGCGTCAGGAG GCAATATATGAGATGTCCCGAGGTGAACAGGATTTAATCGAGGATCTCAAGCTGGCAAGAAAG GCCTACCATGACCCCATGTTAAAGTTGTCCATTATGTCAGAGGAGGAACTCACGCACATATTTGGTGATCTGGATGCTTACATACCTCTGCACGAAG ATCTGTTGGCAagaataggagaagcaaccaggCCTGGCGGAGCCGTGGAGCAGATCGGCCACATTCTTGTGAACTGG TTGCCAGGCTTGAATGCCTACAAAGGCTACTGCAGTAACCAGCTGGCAGCCAAAGCTCTTCTCGATCAAAAGAAGCAGGATCCGAGAGTCCAGGACTTCCTCCAGCGATGTCTTGAGTCTCCCTTCAGTCGAAAACTAGATCTTTGGAGCTTCCTAGATATTCCTCGAAGCCGCCTCGTCAAATACCCTTTACTGCTGAAGGAGATTCTTAGACACACTCCGAAAGACCACCCCGACGTTCAGCTTCTGGAGGAGGCT ATACTGATAATACAAGGCGTTCTCTCTGACATCAACTTGAAGAAGGGGGAGTCGGAGTGCCAGTACTACGTCGACAAGCTGGAGTACCTGGACGAGAAGCAGAGGGACCCCAGGATTGAAGCCAGCAAGGTGCTGCTGTGCCACGGGGAGCTAAGGAGCAAACACGGGCAC AAACTGCACCTTTTCCTGTTCCAAGACATCTTGGTCTTGACTCGACCTGTTACCCGGAGTGAGCGTCACTCGTACCAGGTTTACCGGCAGCCGATCCCGGTCCAGGACCTGGTCTTGGAAGACCTGCAGGACGGGGACGCGAGGATGGGCGGGTCCTTCCGAGGGGCTTTCAGCACCTCCGACAAAG CTAAAAATATCTTTCGAGTTCGCTTCCAAGACCCCTCTCCAGGCCAGTCGCACACTCTCCAAGCCAATGACGTCTTCCACAAGCAGCAGTGGTTCAACTGCATCCGAACCGCCATCGCCCCTTTCCGGCAGGCCCCCGGCCCGGCCGCGCCGCAGGGCGCGCCGCCGCCCCAGCTCCCCGCGGCGTGCGCGGCGGAGAGCGCGGCTCAGGGCGGCGCCGACCGCGACGCTTCCCAGGCCGGCGGCGCGGGCAGCGGGAGAGCGGCCCGCGCCCAGGCTGGCTCCCGGCGAGCCAGGGACAGGGACCGAGCgcagggcggcgggcggcggcgggagacgGTGGTGTGA
- the LOC102542241 gene encoding uncharacterized protein, translating to MAEQLSEEQVAEFKMAFDSVDKNRDGVVNMEELGAVMRALDQAPSEAMLKEFISQMDTDGDSAINFQEFLVAMAKMKALGGKGHLREAFRAFDLDGNGRISVDELKQATAKLGVTLSLEELDVMIREADVDQDGQVDYEEFLHILAQK from the coding sequence ATGGCTGAGCAGCTGTCCGAGGAGCAGGTGGCCGAGTTCAAGATGGCCTTTGACAGTGTTGACAAGAACAGGGACGGTGTCGTCAACATGGAGGAGCTGGGTGCTGTGATGCGGGCCCTGGACCAGGCCCCGTCAGAAGCCATGCTGAAGGAGTTCATCTCCCAGATGGACACGGACGGGGACAGCGCCATCAACTTCCAGGAGTTCCTGGTGGCGATGGCCAAGATGAAGGCCTTGGGCGGCAAGGGCCACCTGCGGGAGGCCTTCCGTGCCTTTGACCTGGATGGCAACGGCCGCATCAGCGTGGACGAGCTCAAGCAGGCCACGGCCAAGCTTGGGGTGACGCTGTCCCTGGAGGAGCTGGACGTCATGATCCGGGAGGCCGACGTGGACCAAGACGGGCAGGTGGACTACGAGGAGTTCCTGCACATCCTGGCCCAGAAGTGA